One stretch of Candidatus Polarisedimenticolia bacterium DNA includes these proteins:
- a CDS encoding DUF983 domain-containing protein, with product MWIDLLAGRCPYCRRGRVFRGWIAMNETCPGCGTRFEKEPGYFVGAMYFSYFLAVPTFAGLVLLFARLLAGKPQSWTFAAALAVFVPMGPLFFRASRLMWLYFDAFLQKRRG from the coding sequence GTGTGGATTGACCTGCTCGCCGGACGCTGTCCGTATTGCCGGCGGGGGCGCGTGTTCCGGGGCTGGATCGCCATGAACGAGACCTGCCCCGGCTGCGGCACCCGGTTCGAGAAGGAGCCGGGCTACTTCGTGGGCGCCATGTACTTCAGCTATTTCCTGGCGGTGCCCACCTTTGCAGGCCTCGTCCTCCTCTTCGCCAGGCTTCTCGCTGGAAAGCCTCAGAGCTGGACCTTCGCGGCCGCCCTGGCCGTCTTCGTCCCGATGGGGCCGCTGTTCTTCCGTGCCTCGAGGCTGATGTGGCTCTACTTCGACGCCTTTCTGCAGAAACGCCGGGGCTGA